A window of Anaerolineae bacterium genomic DNA:
GGGGATGCGCTGTCGCAAGTGCGGCGCGCCGGCGGTCATCAATATGCCACAGCATAAGTTGGCCCTCTGCGAGGAGCACTACCTCGAGTGGGTGCCGGCGCGCGTCGGGCAAACCATCAAGCGCTTCCGCATGTTCCGCCCGGAAGACAAGGTGCTGGTGGCCGTCTCCGGCGGAAAGGACAGCCTGGCGCTGTGGGATATCCTTTACCGCCTGGGCTATGCCGCGGAAGGGCTGTACATTGACCTGGGCATCGGCGGCGGTTATTCCGCCGAATCCAAGGCCAAGGTGGAGGCCTTCGCCGCCGCGCGCGGGGGTCTGCCCTATCGCGTAGTGGACGTGCGGGAAACGTACGGCTGTTCCATCCCGGAGCTTGCCCGACGCTCCCGGCGCGGCGCCAAAACCTGCTCCCTCTGTGGGCTGGTGAAGCGGCACATCATGAACCGGGTGGCCTATGAAGGGGGCTTTGCCGCCATCGCCACCGGCCATAACCTGGATGATGAGGCGGCCGTGCTGATGCAGAATACCCTGCACTGGCAGGCCGGCTACCTGGGCCGGCAGGCGCCGGTACTGCCCTCCACCCATCCCCACCTGGCGCGCAAGGTCAAACCGCTCTGCCTGATGTACGAGCGCGAGATGGCGGCCTATTCCCTGGTGCGGGGCATTGATTACATCTACGACGAATGCCCCTACGCCGTCGGCGCCAAGACCATTTTCTACAAGGAACTGCTGAATCAGCTCGAGGGGCGT
This region includes:
- a CDS encoding adenine nucleotide alpha hydrolase family protein codes for the protein MRCRKCGAPAVINMPQHKLALCEEHYLEWVPARVGQTIKRFRMFRPEDKVLVAVSGGKDSLALWDILYRLGYAAEGLYIDLGIGGGYSAESKAKVEAFAAARGGLPYRVVDVRETYGCSIPELARRSRRGAKTCSLCGLVKRHIMNRVAYEGGFAAIATGHNLDDEAAVLMQNTLHWQAGYLGRQAPVLPSTHPHLARKVKPLCLMYEREMAAYSLVRGIDYIYDECPYAVGAKTIFYKELLNQLEGRSPGAKLHFYLSFLKAKEEGTIRFAEEEAVQMQDCRRCGQPTTAGDLCAFCRLWERPEMAVCGPADEFEA